Genomic window (Thermanaeromonas sp. C210):
CCCTCGGGGGCGCGAAGCAAAACGGCAGGCGAACCGGTATTCCGGAAACCCGGAGGGACAGTGGGACTTCCGGCATGGCCTGGGTGCTTAAAGATCGGGAGAATGGTTCCGGCTTTGAATCCCTAGTGGGCAGCTCGCCCGCCCTGCTCCAGACCATAGAGGTTAGCCGCAAGGCTGCCCTCAGCAGTGCGAATATTCTGCTCCAAGGCGAGAGCGGAGTGGGCAAGGAAGTTTTCGCCCGCTGCATCCACAACCTCAGCCGACCGTGGGGGCCTTTTGTGGCCGTTAATTGTGCCGCCCTTCCCAAGAGCCTCATAGAAAGCGAACTTTTCGGGTATGAGGGTGGAGCCTTTACCGGCGCGGATCGCAAGGGGCGGCCCGGAAAAATCGAGCTGGCCCACGGGGGCACTCTGTTCTTGGACGAAATAAGTGATATGCCCCTGGAGATCCAGCCGGTCCTGCTGCGGGTATTGGAAGAGAAGCAATTTATGCGTGTGGGCGGTAGCCGCCCCGTACGGGTTGATTTCCGGCTGATCGCGGCGACCAACAGGGACCTGTTGGAGCTCACCCGGAAGCAGGAGTTTAGATTGGATCTGTACTACAGGATTGCGGTATTTAAAATAATCATTCCCCCTCTCCGGGAACGGGGCCTGGACATCCTTGAACTGGCCAGGTATTTTATAATGGCCATCGCCCGCAGGGAGGGGCTCCCGGCACCGGCTCTGAGCAGGGAAGCAGAAGAGATTTTGCTAACCTACGACTGGCCCGGCAACGTAAGGCAACTGGAGAACGCCATGCTCTACGCGATGACCATGTGCAGGAGGGGGATAATTTATCCGGAGGACCTGCCGGCGGAGATTCGAGAGGGGGGGAGGACGGAGGACGGCGGCTCCGTCGGCGGGAGGCCGGGGATGGTAATTGGTGCCGGCGGTTCCGGGGAAGACCAGGCGGCGGAGAAAGCCCTGGAGGTAAGACCCCTACCCATGAAGGAACTCGAAAAGAGGGCCATTAAGCAGGCCCTGGCCCAGACGAACTACAACGTGCGCAAGGCGGCGGCCCTTTTGGGTTTGGGCCAATCTACCTTGTACCGCAAGATCCGGGACTACAATCTCTCCAAGGGATAGACGTGCAGTTAACCGCCGGGAAGTCCTCCCCGGTAGGGTTTCTTGGTTGTGTCGTGTAAAGTTTCAGCAGGTAGCGGCAGGGGTAACGTATGGGCGGCTTGAAATCCAACTTTCCTGGATACTCAAAGCTCATGGTGAAAAACAGTGTCTAGAAAGCCGGAAGTAGGATCCTAGTAAGTGCGATACGGGAGGAATTTCCAGTAAATCATCAGCACTTTGGCCAGGTAAATCCAACAATATTCAGCTCAATCCAGGACATCCCTGTCCTTAAACCAGCGCAGGCTGGCCAAAGACAGTGCCGAGAAAATCAGCAATCCCGCCGCGAAGGGGAAATATGTCTTTTCAAAGAAATCTCCTCCCAAGGCCGCCATGATGGGGTATGTCCAGGGGTAGAAAACCCAGTATCTGGTATTGGCCACCAACAGCGAGGGGAGGGTAAACCCGATACCGGTACCCAGGGGTATACCCATCTGGGAAATGTTTATGCTCAAAAGAAAAGTGATTATCATTAGGGGCAGCGAGGCTATATACGCCATAAGGGGCCTTCCCAGTATGAGGTCATAGGGTATGCTGCCGGGAGCGTCTATATTACTTTTCCCGCCACCAGCAGGCTTTGCCGGGCTCGCTTTCGGCCAGGATCCGGCCCTTATGGGCTTCTACTATTCTCTTTGCAATGGCCATGCCCAGCCCGCTGCCCCGGGGATTTTCTCCGGTGCCGGTGCCCCTATAGTATCTCTCGAATAGATTTTCCAGCTCTTCGGGCGGGATGCCCCGGCCGTTGTCCTTTATTTCCAGCACCACGACACCGGCCTCCTTTTATAGCGATACCCGTATAATCGTTTCGGGAGGGTTATGCACCAGGCCATTGTAGATGATATTTCCCACCGCCCTGGAACAGGAGCTTGTCTACACAAAGCTCGATATATTTTTGCTCGCACTGAAAGTCAACCTTTCGCCCCTCAAACTCCGGATGGTTTAAAATATCTATGATTATTTCGGCCACTTCATCCACCAGGTTTACCCTTTCCAGCTTGAGGGGGACCATGTCGTTTTTTAGCCTGTAGGTGAGCCTCAGGTCTTCAGCAGCTGTTCTATATAGTCGGCTTTTTCCTTTGTCACCTTCAAGTACCGGGTCTTTTCTTCGGAAGTTTTACGGTAGGAATCCTCCAGCAGGATTTCCGCGTATCCCTTTATGGAGGTGAGGGGGGTCTTCAAGTCGTGGGATATGTTTTCGATCCACTCTTCCCGTAGGCGGTCCAGTTTTCTTTTTTGAAGTTCGCCTTCCTGCAGCTCCCGGGAAAGGGCGTTCAGCTGGCCGTACACTTCTTTGTACAGGCCCTTTTCCGGGTAAAGTTTTCCGTATTCCCCCTCAGAGAGGGTTTTGATGCCGTCCATGATTTTAAAAAGGGGAGCGGCCAGCTTCCTGCCGAAAAGGTAACTGATGAGGATGGTGACGAGAGCCGTGCTCAAAAACGCCGAAATCATCACCCATTTCCAGGAGCTAAACAGCCTGGAGACATTTAGATAGAACACGAACCTCGACACGTATTTGTAGGGAAAACCTATGACGTAACTCCACTCCCGCCCGCCGACATTTGAAACACTTATAAAAATATTGTAATCTCCTATAACTCCTGAGTATTTGTACGCGTGGACTATATCCACGGGAGTATAGTGGGAAGGGGCTTGCGGAGGTTTGAAGCGGCTGTTTTCTAGAGGTAGCTGGTCTCCCTGGGATACCCACCCTTTGCAATACCTGTTTGACCCTCTCAAAGTACTGTGAACGAAACTCTGGCCTATCTACAACCTGATAATTCTTTTTTCTTGACAACCTCCTGGGAAAACGGTATAGTATATCACAGGCTTGCAACAAAAGAATAAAGGCGCTGCAACTCTTATCGAGAGTGGTGGAGGGACTGGCCCGATGAAACCCGGCAACCTGCTCCTGAAGGTCAGGGGTAAAGGTGCCAATTCCTGCAGGGCGTTTTGCTCTGAGAGATAAGAGGGGTAATAAAAAGCCTCTTCTTATCGGAGAGGCTTTTTTCATACCTAAATTAAATCCCAGTAAGGAGAGGGGAAAAATAAATGAAGCAGGAAACTTATCGCTTTGCTACCCTGGCGGTACACGCCGGCCAAAAGCCCGATCCTGTTACCGGTGCCCGCGCCGTACCCATCTATCAAACGACTTCTTACGTTTTCCGAAATGCCGATCATGCTGCTGCCCTTTTTGCCTTGCAAGAAGACGGACACATTTATACCCGCATAGGCAACCCCACTACAGAGGTTTTTGAGCAAAGGATGGCTGCCCTGGAAGGGGGGGTTGGGGCTCTGGCCACGGCTTCCGGCCAAGCGGCCATAACCCTGGCCGTCCTTAACATTGCTTCCTCGGGGCAAGAGATCGTCTCTTCCAGCAGCCTTTATGGCGGCACTTATAACCTTTTTAATGTTACGTTTGTCCGACTGGGGATCAAGGTCCGCTTTGTTGACGGTAGCGACCCGGAAAATTTTCGGCGGGCTATTAACGACCGGACCCGGGCTGTGTATGTAGAAACTATCGGTAATCCTAAACTGGACGTGCCGGACCTGGAGGCTGTGGCAGCCGTAGCCCACGAGGCGGGGATCCCTTTAATCGTGGATAACACCTTTGCCACCCCTTATCTGTGCCGGCCCTTTGAGCATGGAGCCGATATAGTGGTGCATTCGGCCACCAAGTTCATAGGCGGCCACGGGACCAGCATCGGAGGCATTATCGTTGACTCAGGTAAGTTCAATTGGCGGAACGGGAAGTTCCCCGAACTGGTCGATCCCGATCCCAGTTATCATGGAGTAAGCTACGTGGACACCTTTGGCCCGGCAGCCTATATTGTTAAGGCGCGTACCCAGCTCTTGCGGGATTTCGGGCCCACTTTAAGCCCCTTTAATGCCTTTCTTTTCCTCCAAGGCTTGGAGACCCTGCCCCTGAGAATGGAACGGCACAGCAAGAATGCCCTGCAAATAGCACGCTGGTTGCAGGAGCACCCCAAGGTGGCGTGGGTTAGTTATCCCGGTCTACCCGGGCACCCCAGCTTCGCCCAGGCCCAAAAGTATCTACCCCGGGGAGCCGGGGCCATCATCACCTTTGGCATCCGGGGCGGGAAGGAAGCTGGACGGCGGTTCATCGATAACTTAAAGCTCTTTTCCTTGCTGGCCAACGTAGGAGATGCCAAGTCCCTGGTCATTCACCCGGCCAGTACCACCCACCAGCAGCTTACGGTAGAAGAGCAACTGGCCAGCGGAGTAACAGAAGACCTGGTCCGTTTGTCCATTGGCCTGGAGGACCCGGAAGACCTCATGGCCGACCTGGATCAGGCCTTGTCCCGGGCCGTGGTGTAACTCTACCTCAACCGAAAAAGGTGAAGGAAAAGTGCCGGATGTTGGGCTGGTGAAGACACAATATTACACCTTTGCCGCCCCCCCTCAGGAACTGGTCCTGGAGTGCGGAAAGAAGCTGGGGCCCATCACTGTGGCTTATGAAACCTACGGTCGGCTTAACTCCGCGGGGGATAACGCCATCTTGGTCCTCCACGCCCTTACCGGAAGCGCCCATGTAGCAGGCTGGCACCGGATAGGTGAGAGGAAACCCGGGTGGTGGGATCCCATGGTGGGCCCTGGCCGCCCCCTGGATACGGATCGCTTCTTCGTTGTTTGTTCTAACGTATTGGGGGGCTGCTACGGAACCACCGGGCCAGCTTCCCTTAATCCGGCTACGGGGAAACCCTACGGTTTGGATTTTCCCCTGGTCACCATCCGGGATATGGTCAGGGTCCAGAAGGCCTTGCTGGACCATTTGGGGGTAAAGCACCTGGTCACCGCCGTAGGCGGCTCCATGGGGGGAATGCAGGCCCTGGAATGGGGAGTCCTTTATCCCGACTTTATGTCTTCGGTCATCGTGATTGCGGCACCGGGTCGTACTTCGGCCATGAACATAGCCTTTAACGCTGTGCAACGGGAGGCCATTTATAACGACCCGGCCTGGCGGGGGGGCGACTACTACGGCACTCCCGGACCGGAGAGGGGCCTGGCCCTGGCCCGCATGATCGGGACCATTACTTATAAAAGCGACGAGTCCTGGTCTTTTAAGTTTGCCCGGGCCATGAACGGCAGGCCAGGCGACCTCTTTTGCCTCGACGGCAGGTTTGAGGTAGAGAACTATCTCCACTACCAGGGCCGCAAGCTGGTAGAACGATTCGACGCTAACTGTTATCTTTACTTAACCAAGGCCATGGATCTCCACGACGTGGGCAGGGGCTTTAACTCCTATGAGGAAGCCCTGGCGCGCATCAAATGCCCGTGTTTGGCCATCGGCATCTCCAGTGATATCCTCTTTCCGACCTATCAGGTAAAGGAGATTGCCGAGATCATTAATCAAGGGGGCGGACGGGCTTTTTACTGGGAATTGAATTCGCCGTATGGCCATGATGCCTTTCTTATCGAGTTTGCCAAGCTGGGGGCCATGCTTAGAGAGTTTTTGGCCCAAATCGATAAGCGTCCCCAGGAGAAGGTTTAAGGGGAGATTGGGGACGCAGGCGGGCCGAGGCTGTGGACGGGGCCGCGGCCGGCAATGGAAGACGGGACGTCCGATTTGCCGGGAATTCTGCCTTGAGCTTTTAAGCCTGGCGCTAGTTGGCCCGGGAGGGTTTCCGGGGCGGCTATAATTCAAGCAGGCCTGGAGGCGAGACTGGGATGCGCCAGGGCGCTAGGGTATTGCCCCTTTAGCGCCGATAGTGCTACAATAAAGCAGATGCAAGTCTGCGGGGAGGAGCCTGAGTGAGGAGAACGGTAAATATCGGCCTACTGGGTTTAGGTACCGTGGGCGGAGGAGTGGTTAAGCTTCTGGAACAGAACGGCCGGGCCATAGCGCAGAAGCTGGGCCGGCCTTTAGAAATAAGAAGGATCCTGGTCAGGGACTTAAACCGTTCCCGGGCGGTGAAGGTCCCGCCCGAACTGCTAACCGCCCGGGCGGAGACAATTCTAGAGGATCCCGACATCCACATCATAGTGGAAGTGATGGGCGGT
Coding sequences:
- a CDS encoding sigma-54 interaction domain-containing protein; the protein is MKSLENLLSCVSLTTSRLSRARISLLKETVRKQRDLAEQIRRLKHEVVYRGAEDCDLSLVRAEVVRSWIRSKKYGLETSCFYYGPVLENSVLRGLLEEKRLLLKAADGYLERLVEMFSNRRSSVLLSDENGIMLRVLHSEDGSTRRRIRERLRLVPGSVWTEATVGTCSHVLCTLHQEPIQLWGPEHYSDVGWDQITCSSAPIFDAAGNLAGTLSIGADCYLRQNPYALGMAISAAWAIQNRLQNLERTEQRSFLEKAESGLQAYFITNRQGVITQANDKARAVLVGVGKELVGQPFEVLLGKQPVIEAVLQRGEAFEDVELRLEESDRVLAGCSALPIKDGAGKIYGCLVTLGGAKQNGRRTGIPETRRDSGTSGMAWVLKDRENGSGFESLVGSSPALLQTIEVSRKAALSSANILLQGESGVGKEVFARCIHNLSRPWGPFVAVNCAALPKSLIESELFGYEGGAFTGADRKGRPGKIELAHGGTLFLDEISDMPLEIQPVLLRVLEEKQFMRVGGSRPVRVDFRLIAATNRDLLELTRKQEFRLDLYYRIAVFKIIIPPLRERGLDILELARYFIMAIARREGLPAPALSREAEEILLTYDWPGNVRQLENAMLYAMTMCRRGIIYPEDLPAEIREGGRTEDGGSVGGRPGMVIGAGGSGEDQAAEKALEVRPLPMKELEKRAIKQALAQTNYNVRKAAALLGLGQSTLYRKIRDYNLSKG
- a CDS encoding sensor histidine kinase, with translation MSTALVTILISYLFGRKLAAPLFKIMDGIKTLSEGEYGKLYPEKGLYKEVYGQLNALSRELQEGELQKRKLDRLREEWIENISHDLKTPLTSIKGYAEILLEDSYRKTSEEKTRYLKVTKEKADYIEQLLKT
- a CDS encoding sensor histidine kinase, which translates into the protein MVLEIKDNGRGIPPEELENLFERYYRGTGTGENPRGSGLGMAIAKRIVEAHKGRILAESEPGKACWWREK
- the metX gene encoding homoserine O-acetyltransferase MetX, whose translation is MPDVGLVKTQYYTFAAPPQELVLECGKKLGPITVAYETYGRLNSAGDNAILVLHALTGSAHVAGWHRIGERKPGWWDPMVGPGRPLDTDRFFVVCSNVLGGCYGTTGPASLNPATGKPYGLDFPLVTIRDMVRVQKALLDHLGVKHLVTAVGGSMGGMQALEWGVLYPDFMSSVIVIAAPGRTSAMNIAFNAVQREAIYNDPAWRGGDYYGTPGPERGLALARMIGTITYKSDESWSFKFARAMNGRPGDLFCLDGRFEVENYLHYQGRKLVERFDANCYLYLTKAMDLHDVGRGFNSYEEALARIKCPCLAIGISSDILFPTYQVKEIAEIINQGGGRAFYWELNSPYGHDAFLIEFAKLGAMLREFLAQIDKRPQEKV
- a CDS encoding homocysteine synthase produces the protein MKQETYRFATLAVHAGQKPDPVTGARAVPIYQTTSYVFRNADHAAALFALQEDGHIYTRIGNPTTEVFEQRMAALEGGVGALATASGQAAITLAVLNIASSGQEIVSSSSLYGGTYNLFNVTFVRLGIKVRFVDGSDPENFRRAINDRTRAVYVETIGNPKLDVPDLEAVAAVAHEAGIPLIVDNTFATPYLCRPFEHGADIVVHSATKFIGGHGTSIGGIIVDSGKFNWRNGKFPELVDPDPSYHGVSYVDTFGPAAYIVKARTQLLRDFGPTLSPFNAFLFLQGLETLPLRMERHSKNALQIARWLQEHPKVAWVSYPGLPGHPSFAQAQKYLPRGAGAIITFGIRGGKEAGRRFIDNLKLFSLLANVGDAKSLVIHPASTTHQQLTVEEQLASGVTEDLVRLSIGLEDPEDLMADLDQALSRAVV